One Cicer arietinum cultivar CDC Frontier isolate Library 1 chromosome 8, Cicar.CDCFrontier_v2.0, whole genome shotgun sequence DNA segment encodes these proteins:
- the LOC101504984 gene encoding lysM domain receptor-like kinase 4, giving the protein MFITKISIIVGQQPYIGLATTACPRKGDSKSIRGYECNGETHTCHAYLTFRTQPIYNSISTISSLLGSNPSQLAEINSVSLNETFETNKMVIVPVNCSCASHKYYQANTTYVFQNTDTYFLVANNTFEGLSTCQALMNQNHNPGDVYPGRKLLVPLRCACPTKNQTQKNIKYLLSYLVNWGDSVSLISDKFGVNFRTTLEANTLSLTQATIYPFTTLLVPLLDKPSSSQIQTLLPTQQSPPSSSSSSSSSSTDKKSNKTWVYVVVGVVGGLVALTLVLCGFIFFKQGKKKNEFVIVSETESTNYEAKVKLEGKKMKKVDEKLLETIHGIAQSFNVYGFEELKVATDNFSPSFWIKGCVYRGVIKGDLAAIKKIEEDVSKEIQILNKINHSNVIRLSGVSFNEGNWYLVYEYASNGALSDWIFFNNKMDDGKFLSWIQRIKIALDVATGVDYLHSFNSFLYIHKDLKCSNILLDTDFKAKVANLRLAKCVERLDEEHEEFVPTRHIVGTRGYMAPEYLENGIVSTKLDVYAFGVLMLEIITGKEVATILSEDSKMNLSHVLSGILCEENGNKKLKEFMDPLLEGNYPIELAMFVIEIIDNCLKKDPVDRPAMNEIVPTLSRILNSSLS; this is encoded by the coding sequence ATGTTTATCACCAAAATCTCCATCATTGTTGGACAACAACCTTACATAGGTTTAGCCACAACAGCATGTCCTAGAAAAGGTGATTCTAAGTCCATCCGTGGCTATGAGTGTAATGGCGAAACTCACACATGCCATGCATACCTCACCTTCAGAACTCAACCAATATACAATTCAATTTCCACAATCTCTTCTCTCTTAGGTTCCAACCCATCTCAACTAGCTGAAATAAACTCAGTTTCTTTAAATGAAAcatttgaaacaaacaaaatgGTCATTGTTCCTGTCAACTGTTCTTGTGCTAGTCACAAATATTATCAAGCAAACACAACCTATGTTTTTCAGAACACAGACACTTATTTTCTTGTTGCTAACAACACTTTTGAAGGACTTTCAACTTGTCAAGCTTTGATGAATCAAAATCATAATCCTGGTGATGTTTACCCTGGTAGAAAACTACTTGTTCCTCTTAGATGTGCTTGTCCTACAAAGAATCAAACAcagaaaaatattaagtatcTTTTAAGTTATTTGGTTAATTGGGGTGATTCTGTTTCACTCATTAGTGATAAATTTGGTGTTAACTTTAGAACCACTCTTGAAGCTAATACACTTTCTTTAACACAAGCTACAATCTATCCCTTTACAACACTTCTTGTTCCTCTTCTTGATAAGCCTTCAAGTTCTCAAATTCAAACACTTTTGCCAACTCAACAATCTCCAccttcctcttcttcttcttcttcttcttcttcaacagataaaaaatcaaacaaaacttGGGTATATGTTGTTGTTGGAGTAGTTGGAGGACTGGTAGCTTTAACATTAGTTCTATGtggttttattttcttcaaacaaggtaaaaagaaaaatgaatttgtgATTGTTTCTGAGACTGAGAGTACTAATTATGAGGCAAAAGTGAAACTAGAagggaagaaaatgaagaaagtaGATGAAAAATTGTTAGAGACTATACATGGTATAGCTCAATCATTCAATGTTTATGGCTTTGAGGAACTAAAAGTTGCAACTGATAATTTTAGTCCAAGTTTTTGGATTAAAGGGTGTGTTTATCGTGGCGTTATAAAAGGCGATTTGGCTGCAATTAAGAAGATAGAAGAAGATGTTTCAAAAGAGATACAAATTCTTAACAAAATTAATCATTCAAATGTTATTCGCCTTTCGGGTGTTAGCTTCAATGAAGGAAATTGGTACCTTGTTTATGAGTATGCTTCAAATGGAGCATTAAGTGATTGGATTTTTTTCAATAACAAAATGGATGATGGAAAGTTTTTGAGTTGGATTCAAAGAATAAAGATTGCATTGGATGTTGCAACAGGTGTTGATTATCTTCACAGTTtcaattcatttctttataTTCATAAGGATCTAAAGTGTAGTAACATTCTTCTTGACACTGATTTCAAAGCAAAGGTTGCAAATTTAAGGCTTGCAAAGTGTGTGGAAAGACTTGATGAGGAACATGAAGAATTTGTTCCTACAAGACATATTGTTGGGACAAGAGGTTACATGGCTCCAGAGTATTTGGAAAATGGTATTGTTTCTACAAAGCTTGATGTGTATGCATTTGGGGTGTTGATGTTGGAAATCATCACAGGAAAAGAGGTTGCTACAATTTTATCAGAAGATAGTAAAATGAATTTGTCACATGTTTTAAGTGGTATACTTTGTGAGGAAAATGGTAATAAGAAGTTGAAGGAGTTTATGGATCCTTTACTTGAAGGAAATTATCCAATTGAACTTGCTATGTTTGTGATTGAAATTATTGATAACTGTTTGAAGAAGGATCCAGTAGATCGTCCTGCAATGAATGAGATTGTTCCAACTTTGTCAAGAATATTGAACTCTTCATTGAGTTAG
- the LOC101514098 gene encoding cytochrome P450 71D8-like, which produces MEAPFSFYVIPFILLFLLHRLAKYYKPKTSLNKLPPGPRKLPLIGNLHQLAMSKKLPHYALKELSHKYGPLMHLQLGEISTVIVSSPKLAKEVMKTHDVAFANRPKLLSPEIMAYGSKDIVFSPYGDYWRQMRKICVLELLNAKRVQSFSYIREDETNKFIKSIQSSIDTTINLTSRILSMVSSTISRAAFGDKSKDQDEFVDLVRKVVELSGGFDVDDLFPSMKFLHVITGMRPKLEKIHKRADTIMGNIVRQHEENRGRPKEDNNIDVQNEDLVDVLLRVQQSGSLDVQITTNNIKAVIWDVFVAGTDTTATIIEWTMSELMKNPSVREKAQAELRKVLRGKEKISEIDLHELTYLNLVIKETMRLHPPSPLLVPRECSESTIIGGYEIPKNTKVMINAWALARDPEYWSDAERFIPERFDGSFIDFKGNNFEYIPFGAGRRMCPGMSFGLASIMLPLALLLYHFNWELPNHMKPHDFDMIEHFGLAVGRKNELSLIPTNYVL; this is translated from the exons ATGGAAGCTCCATTTTCCTTCTATGTTATTCCCTTCATTTTGTTGTTCCTATTGCATCGTCTAGCAAAATATTACAAGCCAAAAACAAGCCTTAACAAATTGCCCCCTGGTCCAAGAAAGTTACCTCTAATTGGTAACCTTCATCAATTAGCCATGTCAAAAAAACTTCCACATTATGCTCTAAAAGAACTTTCACATAAATATGGACCTCTCATGCACCTACAACTTGGTGAAATTTCCACAGTTATTGTATCATCTCCTAAGTTAGCTAAGGAAGTAATGAAAACCCATGATGTTGCTTTTGCCAATAGGCCAAAACTTCTTTCCCCTGAAATTATGGCCTATGGATCAAAAGATATTGTATTTTCACCATATGGTGATTATTGGAGacaaatgagaaaaatatgTGTGCTAGAGCTTCTAAATGCTAAAAGGGTTCAATCATTTTCTTACATTAGAGAAGATgagacaaataaatttataaaatcgattcaATCATCGATAGACACAACGATCAATCTGACTAGTAGAATTTTATCGATGGTGAGTTCGACTATTTCTAGAGCGGCGTTTGGTGATAAATCAAAGGACCAAGATGAATTTGTGGATTTGGTTAGAAAGGTAGTTGAATTGTCAGGTGGATTTGATGTGGATGATTTGTTTCCTTCCATGAAATTTTTACATGTAATAACTGGGATGAGACCAAAGTTGGAGAAAATTCACAAGAGGGCAGACACAATCATGGGAAACATTGTTAGACAACATGAAGAAAACAGAGGAAGACCAAAAGAAGACAACAATATTGATGTTCAAAACGAAGATCTTGTGGATGTTCTTTTGAGAGTGCAACAAAGTGGTAGTCTTGATGTCCAAATAACAACCAACAACATCAAAGCTGTGATTTGG gaTGTATTTGTTGCTGGAACTGATACAACAGCGACAATAATAGAGTGGACTATGTCAGAATTGATGAAAAATCCAAGTGTGAGGGAGAAAGCACAAGCTGAATTAAGAAAAGTATtaagaggaaaagaaaaaatatctgAAATTGATCTACATGAGCTTACTTACTTAAATTTAGTAATCAAAGAAACAATGAGGCTACACCCACCTTCTCCTCTGTTGGTCCCTAGAGAATGCAGTGAATCAACTATCATTGGTGGTTATGAAATACCAAAAAATACTAAAGTCATGATAAATGCATGGGCATTGGCAAGAGATCCTGAATATTGGAGTGATGCTGAGAGGTTCATTCCAGAGAGATTTGATGGtagttttattgatttcaaaGGGAATAATTTTGAGTATATTCCTTTTGGAGCTGGAAGGAGAATGTGTCCTGGCATGTCATTTGGTTTAGCAAGTATTATGCTTCCTTTGGCTCTATTACTTTATCACTTCAATTGGGAACTCCCAAATCATATGAAACCTCATGATTTTGATATGATTGAACATTTTGGATTGGCAGTTGGAAGGAAAAATGAGTTGTCTTTGATTCCTACAAATTACGTTCTATGA
- the LOC101515074 gene encoding serine/threonine receptor-like kinase NFP, with protein MSVFFLPSRSHVLFLALMLFLTNISAQSQHLSGTNFSCPVDSPPSCETYVTYIAQSPNFLSLTNISDLFDISPLSIARASNIDDEDKELIPGQVLLVPVTCGCTKHRSFANNTYTIKLGDSYILVSTTSYQNLTNYLEMEDSNPGLNPNLIPPFIKVVVPIFCRCPSKTQLNKGIKYLITYVWHANDNVSTVSSKFGASQVDILTENNYNQNFASAANLPVLIPVTRLPILAQPSSNGRKRSIQLPVIIGISIGSAFFVTVLTVSLVYLYCLKMKRLNRTASLSETADKLLSGVSGYVSKPTMYEMDVIMEATMNLSDQCKIGESVYKANIDGKVLAVKKTKKDASEELKILQKVNHGNLVKLMGVSSDNEGNCFLVYEYAENGSLDEWLFLESSKTSDSTVSLTWSQRIGIAVDVAVGLQYMHEHTYPRIIHRDITTSNILLDANFKAKIANFSMARTSTNPMMPKIDVFAFGVVLIELLTGKKGVTTKENGEVVIMWKDFWMIFDLEGNKEERLRKWMDPKLENFYPIDNALSLASLAVNCTADKSLSRPTIEEIVLCLNLLNQPSSEPTLERSLTFGLDVEDTQIVTSIAAR; from the coding sequence ATGTCTGTCTTCTTTCTTCCCTCTAGATCTCATGTTCTTTTTCTTGCACTCATGTTGTTTCTCACTAACATCTCAGCTCAATCACAACACCTCAGTGGAACAAACTTTTCATGCCCTGTGGATTCACCTCCTTCATGTGAAACTTATGTGACATACATTGCTCAGTCTCCAAATTTTTTAAGCCTAACAAACATATCTGATTTATTTGATATCAGTCCTTTATCCATCGCAAGAGCGAGTAACATAGACGACGAGGATAAAGAGCTGATACCAGGTCAAGTCTTATTAGTACCTGTAACTTGTGGCTGCACTAAACATCGCTCTTTCGCCAATAACACCTACACGATCAAGCTCGGCGACAGCTACATTCTAGTTTCAACCACTTCATATCAGAATCTCACCAATTATCTTGAAATGGAAGATTCCAACCCTGGTCTAAATCCTAATCTTATTCCACCATTCATCAAAGTTGTAGTCCCAATATTCTGCAGGTGCCCTTCAAAGACTCAGCTGAACAAAGGAATAAAGTATCTGATAACTTACGTGTGGCACGCTAACGACAATGTTTCAACTGTAAGTTCCAAATTTGGTGCATCACAAGTTGATATATTGACTGAAAACAATTACAATCAAAACTTTGCTTCTGCAGCCAACCTTCCAGTTTTGATTCCTGTGACAAGGTTACCTATTCTAGCTCAACCGTCTTCGAATGGAAGAAAGAGAAGCATTCAACTTCCTGTTATAATTGGTATTAGTATAGGAAGTGCTTTTTTCGTTACAGTTTTAACAGTATCACTTGTGTATTTATACTGTCTGAAAATGAAGAGATTGAATAGGACTGCTTCTTTATCTGAGACTGCAGATAAGTTACTTTCAGGAGTTTCGGGTTACGTAAGCAAGCCAACAATGTATGAAATGGATGTGATCATGGAAGCTACAATGAACCTGAGTGACCAATGTAAGATTGGTGAATCAGTTTATAAGGCTAATATAGATGGTAAAGTTTTAGCAGTGAAAAAAACTAAGAAAGATGCTTCTGAGGAGCTGAAAATTCTGCAGAAGGTAAATCATGGAAATCTGGTGAAACTAATGGGTGTGTCTTCGGACAACGAGGGTAACTGTTTTCTGGTTTATGAGTATGCTGAAAATGGTTCTCTTGATGAATGGTTGTTCTTGGAATCTTCGAAAACTTCGGATTCGACAGTCTCCCTTACATGGTCTCAGAGAATAGGCATAGCAGTGGATGTTGCAGTTGGTCTGCAATACATGCATGAACATACTTATCCAAGGATAATCCACAGAGACATCACAACAAGTAATATCCTTCTCGACGCGAACTTTAAGGCCAAGATAGCGAATTTTTCGATGGCTAGAACTTCAACCAACCCGATGATGCCGAAAATAGATGTTTTCGCTTTTGGGGTGGTTCTGATAGAGTTGCTAACCGGAAAAAAAGGCGTAACAACGAAAGAAAATGGTGAGGTTGTTATTATGTGGAAGGATTTTTGGATGATTTTTGATCTAGAAGGGAATAAAGAAGAGAGGCTAAGAAAATGGATGGATCCTAAGTTAGAAAACTTTTATCCTATAGATAATGCTCTTAGTTTGGCTTCTTTGGCAGTGAATTGCACTGCTGATAAATCATTGTCAAGACCAACTATTGAAGAAATTGTTCTTTGTCTTAACCTTCTCAATCAACCATCATCTGAACCAACATTAGAAAGATCTTTGACATTTGGGTTAGATGTTGAAGATACTCAAATTGTTACTTCTATAGCAGCTCGTTGA
- the LOC101514749 gene encoding pentatricopeptide repeat-containing protein At5g66631, translated as MSIHLTPFSRNFNRLTFQFHLQIRFFTRRRDPFPTKICHYLNRAKLIDSIRLTLRSNNPDSTLPTLINHRLFDSYIVTHALRSAPCADSALSFIHTLEKTKSHNFSHTQNTLHALATVLAKSGRCAELKSLIDDIKSKRFGNVRISFMNLMQWHAAARDIDSVLRVWDEYRVASNRVCSESYNIVMALYVEMGKDFEAVGVFHKMVDEGSLPNCRSFSIIIEHLVKCRKFWEAIEVFNSLPLMRIKRTLKQYFVLIEGLVGSKLFDEIGVLVNEMQVDGILPSRTLSLLLQRVKDEGFLKDIDELFSDICPDKRIKNVRYSIDSNDEDGNENVDEDEDESENENEGEIHASQCDHVDGIHLKPWLDPRSLASALQNWSPDEVSALEDADFVWTTRLVCKILRSFNSPDTAWNFFCWVANRPGFTHNIYTVQRITTLLARHGRTELVDSLISKIRIEGMRLPFSTIRLIIDFYGISKNADAALKVFNEDRILCGSISKVNLMLLYSSLLRTLTKCGRNSDAMDMLDEMILNGICPDIQTFSGLMQYFSQHGDIKTVQKLFSMVRQSGLELDAYLFKVLIEGYCKSNRAALAWRLFEDMKNSGSMPDSSTKELLVKSLWKEGRRREAAAVEESCEEVNVALPLALPGHVWTVSSADLTRVYNIYSNCFASKGG; from the coding sequence ATGTCGATACATTTGACTCCCTTTTCTCGCAACTTCAACAGATTAACCTTCCAATTTCACCTTCAAATTCGATTCTTTACACGTCGTCGTGACCCTTTTCCTACAAAGATTTGTCACTACCTAAACCGTGCAAAGCTCATTGATTCAATTCGACTTACACTACGTTCCAACAATCCCGATTCAACTCTTCCCACTCTCATAAACCATCGTTTATTCGATTCTTATATTGTCACTCATGCACTTCGTTCTGCACCTTGTGCAGATTCTGCACTTTCCTTCATTCACACCCTTGAGAAAACAAAAAGTCATAATTTTTCACATACCCAGAATACCCTTCATGCTCTTGCTACTGTTCTTGCAAAATCTGGTCGATGTGCTGAGCTCAAATCCCTCATTGATGATATCAAAAGTAAAAGGTTTGGCAATGTTAGGATTAGCTTTATGAATCTAATGCAGTGGCATGCTGCAGCTAGGGATATTGATTCTGTTCTTAGGGTTTGGGATGAGTATAGAGTTGCAAGTAATCGTGTATGTAGTGAATCTTATAACATTGTTATGGCTCTTTATGTAGAAATGGGTAAGGATTTTGAAGCTGTTGGAGTTTTTCATAAGATGGTTGATGAAGGGTCACTTCCTAATTGTAGAAGCTTTAGTATAATAATTGAGCACCTTGTGAAATGTAGGAAGTTTTGGGAAGCTATTGAGGTATTTAATTCGTTGCCTTTGATGAGGATCAAACGTACTTTGAAACAGTACTTTGTTTTGATTGAAGGTTTGGTTGGTAGCAAACTGTTTGATGAAATTGGAGTTTTAGTTAATGAGATGCAAGTTGATGGAATATTACCTAGTCGGACTTTGAGTTTGTTGTTGCAGCGGGTGAAGGATGAAGGATTTCTTAAGGATATTGATGAATTGTTTAGCGACATTTGCCCGGACAAAAGAATCAAGAACGTAAGATATTCTATAGATAGCAATGATGAGGATGGGAATGAGAATGTAgatgaggatgaggatgaaAGTGAGAATGAAAATGAGGGTGAGATTCATGCTTCTCAATGTGATCATGTAGATGGGATCCACTTAAAACCGTGGCTGGATCCGCGGTCTTTGGCAAGTGCCTTACAGAATTGGAGTCCTGATGAGGTATCAGCACTAGAGGATGCCGACTTTGTGTGGACAACTAGGTTGGTATGCAAGATACTTAGAAGTTTCAATTCTCCAGATACTGCGTGGAATTTCTTCTGTTGGGTTGCTAATCGACCTGGATTTACTCATAATATATACACAGTGCAAAGAATCACGACCCTTCTTGCGCGCCATGGACGTACTGAATTAGTCGATAGTCTCATCTCCAAGATTAGAATAGAGGGAATGAGATTACCATTCAGTACCATCAGGTTAATCATTGACTTCTATGGGATTTCCAAAAATGCTGATGCTGCTCTCAAGGTTTTCAATGAAGACCGAATACTTTGCGGGTCTATATCAAAAGTTAACTTGATGCTTCTGTATTCCTCTCTTTTAAGAACATTAACCAAGTGTGGAAGGAATTCTGATGCCATGGATATGCTTGATGAGATGATTTTAAATGGTATTTGCCCAGATATCCAAACATTTTCAGGTCTAATGCAATATTTTTCACAACATGGAGACATTAAAACCGTGCAGAAACTCTTTTCAATGGTCCGACAGAGCGGTTTAGAGCTAGATGCTTATCTGTTTAAGGTACTAATCGAAGGTTATTGCAAGTCAAACAGAGCTGCACTGGCTTGGAGGCTGTTTGAAGACATGAAGAATTCGGGTTCGATGCCCGATTCTTCCACAAAAGAGTTGCTAGTGAAGAGCCTGTGGAAAGAAGGGAGGCGGAGAGAGGCTGCAGCAGTAGAAGAGAGCTGTGAAGAAGTGAATGTGGCCCTTCCACTTGCATTACCTGGTCATGTATGGACTGTCAGCTCTGCAGATCTCACAAGAGTTTATAACATTTATTCAAATTGTTTTGCTTCAAAAGGGGGCTAG